Within Streptomyces sp. NBC_00704, the genomic segment CTCGACTTCGCCCACGGCAAGGTCGACTCGGTCGAGGTCGACGGCGAGCCCGCTGCCTTCGTCGGCGCGGAAGACGACCTGGTGGTCACCCCGCGCAGCTCGCTGCCGCCGGACAGCTGGGTCCGGATCACCGTGCGGCACACCAGCGACCCGGTGAGCGCCGACGGCCGGGACGGCGGCTGGGTCAGGACCGCGGACGGCCTCGCCATGGCCAACCAGGCGGACGCCGCCCACCTGGTCTTCCCGTGCAACGACCACCCCTCCGACAAGGCGATGTTCACCATCCGCGTCACCGCCCCCAACGACTACACGGCCGTCGCGGGCGGCCTGCCGGCCGGCGTGGAGCGCGTCGGCCCGGCGACCACGTGGACCTACCACACCCAGCACCCCATGGCGACGGAGCTGGCCCAGGTGTCGATCGGCCGCTCCACCGTCGTGCGCCGCGAGGGACCCCACGCCCTCCCCGTGCGGGACGTGGTGCCCACCAAGGACCGCACGGCGCTGGAACCGTGGCTGAAGAAGACCCCCGGACAGATCGCCTGGATGGAGGGCAAGGTCGGCCCCTACCCCTTCGAGACGTACGGCCTGCTCATGGCGGACGCCTCGACCGGGTTCGAGCTGGAGACGCAGACCCTGTCCCTCTTCGAGAAGGACCTCTTCACCGAGCCCGGCTACCCGAAGTGGTACGTCGAGTCGATCATGGTGCACGAGCTGTCCCACCAGTGGTTCGGCGACAGCGTCAGCCCGCGCAGCTGGTCCGACCTGTGGCTCAACGAAGGACACGCCACCTGGTACGAGGCGCTGTACGCGCAGGAGAAGGCGGGCCGCACCCTGGAGGCGCGGATGAAGGCCGCGTACGGCGCGTCCGACCGCTGGCGCGCCGCCGGCGGCCCCCCGGCGCTGCCCAAGGCCCCGCACCCGGGGCAGAAGATCAGCATCTTCCGGCCCAACGTCTACGACGGCGCGGCCCTGGTCCTGTACGCCCTGCGCCAGGAGATCGGCGCCCCCGCCTTCGAGCGCCTGGAACGGGCCTGGGTGCGCAACCACCGCGACTCCACCGCGACCACGGCGGACTTCCAGCGCCTCGCCGAAGGGATCTCCGGGCGCGACCTGAG encodes:
- a CDS encoding M1 family metallopeptidase, with amino-acid sequence MLLTPRVRLKSALLASAVSVCLVAASAPADPLGVGDRLFPYLGNPGYDVASYDLSFTYSGDNAKPLQAVTTIDAWTTAALDRINLDFAHGKVDSVEVDGEPAAFVGAEDDLVVTPRSSLPPDSWVRITVRHTSDPVSADGRDGGWVRTADGLAMANQADAAHLVFPCNDHPSDKAMFTIRVTAPNDYTAVAGGLPAGVERVGPATTWTYHTQHPMATELAQVSIGRSTVVRREGPHALPVRDVVPTKDRTALEPWLKKTPGQIAWMEGKVGPYPFETYGLLMADASTGFELETQTLSLFEKDLFTEPGYPKWYVESIMVHELSHQWFGDSVSPRSWSDLWLNEGHATWYEALYAQEKAGRTLEARMKAAYGASDRWRAAGGPPALPKAPHPGQKISIFRPNVYDGAALVLYALRQEIGAPAFERLERAWVRNHRDSTATTADFQRLAEGISGRDLSGFFKDWLYGEKTPAMPGHPDWKPAAPVARAEPKAEPKGASHTGPRTAPRLRPAPRTRS